A region from the Desulfoglaeba alkanexedens ALDC genome encodes:
- the uvrA gene encoding excinuclease ABC subunit UvrA, whose protein sequence is MPESTPLIRIRGASQHNLDHIDLDLPRNRFIVITGVSGSGKSSLAFDTLFAEGQRRYLEAFSSYARRFLPGVVRRDAPHVESIEGLSPAIALEQRPLPRNPRSTVGTLTEIHDYLRLLYAHLGTVFCPDCNQPIQAFTIARMVQDTFQWPEGTRIMVLAPLGPVPETMVGTTFRRLRREGYARIRANGTIHELDPPPALPRRPHHSIDVVVDRLVLRRSDSRRLSDALELAVSLAGGTAAVLSLDGTEKTFCDSYRCGRCGREAAAPTPSLFSFHHPLGACPVCRGLGIPVDLARALESEETEEDLLGWGMEVCEACGGSRFNPAARAVRLGDLGIHEASRLPLSEFRSWLTGIPLDNTQAAIAERPLREILRRLDRLEELDLAYLTLERVAASLSGGEAQRVRLAQQLSAPLSGVLYILDEPSVGLHARDHRRVLRTVRKLLETENTVIVVEHDFETILAADHVVDLGPGAGTQGGRLLYAGPPAGLANHPTSLTGRYLSGKKQLPPSKHRTPFQLGALKLVGATGRNLKNISAAFPVGCLTCVTGVSGSGKSTLVMDTLYRAMARLLHHSRRPAAPFQNLQGWDAFDRVVCVDQAPIGKSPRSTPATYTGVFDLIRNLYARLPESRARGYSARRFSFNSRGGRCETCGGDGVQRIEMVFLPDVYVTCADCGGRRYLPEVLDVRFKGHSIADVLAMTVLEALDLFANLPAIRGKLDVLQSVGLGYLGLGQPGTTLSGGEAQRLKLAKELGRRARGRTLYLMDEPTTGLHADDIAKLLDLIQRLIDAGNTVILIEHHLDIIQRADYVVDLGPEGGPGGGFVVAEGTPQDIAAALPSHTGEALRRRFQGGGEKPWSK, encoded by the coding sequence ATGCCGGAATCGACCCCGCTCATCCGCATTCGGGGAGCCAGCCAGCACAACCTCGATCACATCGACCTGGACCTCCCTCGAAACCGCTTCATCGTGATCACCGGCGTGAGCGGATCGGGGAAGTCTTCCCTGGCCTTCGACACCCTGTTCGCCGAAGGCCAGCGGCGCTACCTGGAGGCGTTTTCGTCCTACGCACGTCGGTTTCTGCCCGGGGTCGTCCGCCGCGACGCCCCCCACGTGGAATCCATCGAAGGACTCAGCCCCGCCATCGCCCTCGAACAGAGGCCGCTTCCCAGGAATCCCCGATCCACCGTGGGCACCCTCACCGAAATCCACGACTACCTCCGGCTCCTGTATGCGCACCTGGGGACCGTCTTCTGCCCGGACTGCAACCAGCCCATCCAGGCGTTCACTATCGCTCGCATGGTGCAGGACACCTTCCAGTGGCCCGAGGGAACGCGCATCATGGTCCTGGCCCCTCTCGGCCCGGTACCGGAAACCATGGTGGGCACCACCTTCCGGCGGCTCAGGCGGGAAGGCTACGCTCGGATTCGAGCCAACGGGACCATCCACGAACTGGACCCACCGCCCGCTCTGCCTCGCCGACCCCATCACTCAATCGATGTGGTCGTGGACCGGCTGGTGCTTCGCCGCAGCGACAGCCGGCGGCTGTCGGACGCACTGGAACTGGCGGTCTCCCTCGCCGGTGGTACCGCGGCGGTCCTCTCCCTGGATGGAACGGAGAAGACCTTCTGCGACAGCTACCGGTGCGGGCGGTGCGGCAGGGAAGCTGCGGCGCCCACTCCCAGCCTTTTTTCGTTTCACCATCCTCTGGGAGCATGTCCGGTGTGCAGGGGGCTGGGCATCCCGGTGGATCTGGCCAGGGCCCTCGAATCGGAAGAAACGGAAGAGGATCTCCTGGGATGGGGCATGGAAGTCTGCGAGGCTTGCGGTGGCTCCCGTTTCAACCCAGCGGCTCGGGCTGTGCGCCTCGGGGATCTGGGAATCCATGAAGCCTCCCGGCTTCCCTTGTCGGAGTTCCGTTCCTGGCTCACCGGCATCCCGCTCGACAACACCCAGGCAGCCATCGCCGAACGCCCCCTTCGTGAAATCCTTCGGCGCCTGGACCGCCTGGAAGAGTTGGACCTGGCTTACCTGACGCTGGAACGAGTGGCCGCTTCGCTTTCCGGGGGTGAAGCTCAGCGCGTGCGCCTGGCCCAGCAATTGAGCGCTCCCCTTTCCGGAGTCCTCTACATACTGGATGAGCCCAGTGTGGGGCTGCACGCCAGGGATCACCGCCGGGTTCTCCGGACCGTCAGGAAGCTCCTGGAAACGGAAAACACGGTGATTGTGGTCGAACACGATTTCGAAACCATCCTGGCCGCCGACCACGTGGTGGACCTTGGGCCCGGTGCCGGAACCCAGGGGGGCCGCCTCCTCTACGCCGGCCCCCCCGCCGGACTGGCGAACCATCCCACATCGCTTACGGGCCGGTATCTTTCCGGGAAGAAACAGCTTCCACCTTCGAAACACCGGACCCCCTTCCAACTCGGCGCCCTGAAACTGGTGGGAGCGACCGGGCGCAACCTGAAAAACATCTCAGCGGCCTTTCCTGTGGGATGTCTTACGTGCGTTACGGGCGTCTCCGGCTCCGGAAAGAGCACCCTCGTCATGGACACCCTTTACCGGGCCATGGCCCGGCTCCTTCACCACAGCCGGCGCCCTGCGGCGCCCTTCCAGAACCTCCAGGGTTGGGATGCCTTCGACCGGGTGGTGTGCGTGGATCAGGCACCCATTGGAAAGTCTCCCCGCTCCACCCCCGCCACGTATACCGGCGTCTTCGACCTGATCCGGAACCTTTACGCCCGGCTCCCGGAATCGAGAGCCCGCGGTTATTCGGCCCGGCGGTTTTCCTTCAACAGCCGGGGAGGGCGCTGCGAAACCTGCGGGGGAGACGGTGTGCAGCGGATCGAAATGGTTTTTCTTCCGGACGTTTACGTGACCTGCGCGGACTGCGGCGGGCGCCGGTACCTGCCCGAGGTCCTGGACGTTCGGTTCAAAGGCCATTCCATAGCCGACGTCTTGGCCATGACCGTCCTGGAAGCCCTGGACCTCTTCGCCAACCTGCCGGCCATCCGAGGGAAACTCGACGTGCTTCAAAGCGTCGGCCTGGGATACCTGGGACTGGGCCAGCCCGGCACCACGCTGTCCGGCGGCGAGGCGCAACGGCTCAAGCTGGCCAAAGAACTGGGGCGCAGGGCCCGGGGCCGCACGCTCTACTTGATGGACGAACCCACCACCGGATTGCACGCAGACGACATCGCCAAGCTGCTCGATCTCATCCAGCGCCTCATCGATGCCGGCAACACCGTCATTCTCATCGAACACCATCTCGACATCATCCAACGGGCCGATTACGTCGTGGATCTGGGGCCGGAAGGCGGGCCGGGAGGCGGCTTCGTGGTGGCCGAAGGTACGCCGCAGGACATCGCAGCAGCCCTCCCATCCCACACCGGCGAAGCCCTCAGAAGACGCTTTCAAGGCGGCGGAGAGAAACCCTGGTCGAAATGA
- the pdxA gene encoding 4-hydroxythreonine-4-phosphate dehydrogenase PdxA, with amino-acid sequence MHDPPSTGRPKIAVTVGDPTGVGPEIVCRAVMRPQVFQHAMPLIVGDAMAMERAWNLLSSNAGRGPRPPWVQASERDPWGVPPGSVPLLSPVPLHLEDIPYGDPSEKAARSVIRNIEAAVSLALQRQVDAVVTGPIHKGRLHRSGFLFPGHTEFLKHLTGARTVVMMLAGPKLRVSLATIHCALRQVPELLTAEGLADTIRITGEALIRDFGLAAPRLAVCGLNPHAGEEGAFGREEIELIRPVVERFEKESFRVSGPHPADTLFWRAFHGEFDAVVALYHDQGLIPVKLVHFDRAVNVSLGLPIIRTSVDHGTAYDIAGTGKADASSLLEAIAVAALMARNRRAAEAG; translated from the coding sequence GTGCACGATCCACCTTCGACCGGCCGACCTAAGATCGCCGTCACCGTGGGGGACCCCACGGGCGTGGGGCCCGAAATCGTCTGCCGCGCCGTGATGCGCCCGCAAGTTTTCCAACACGCCATGCCCCTGATCGTCGGCGATGCCATGGCCATGGAACGGGCCTGGAACCTGCTTTCCTCCAATGCGGGACGCGGACCCCGGCCTCCATGGGTTCAAGCTTCCGAAAGGGATCCCTGGGGGGTGCCCCCCGGAAGCGTCCCCCTCCTCAGCCCTGTCCCGCTCCACCTGGAAGACATCCCCTACGGCGACCCGTCCGAAAAAGCCGCCCGATCGGTCATCCGAAACATCGAAGCAGCCGTTTCCCTCGCCCTCCAAAGACAGGTGGACGCCGTCGTCACGGGACCCATCCACAAGGGAAGGCTGCATCGCAGCGGCTTCCTTTTTCCCGGTCACACGGAATTTCTGAAGCACCTCACCGGCGCCCGCACCGTGGTGATGATGCTCGCCGGTCCCAAGCTCCGCGTGTCGCTCGCCACCATCCACTGCGCCCTCAGGCAAGTTCCGGAACTTCTCACGGCCGAAGGCCTCGCCGACACCATAAGGATCACCGGTGAAGCCTTGATCCGGGATTTCGGATTGGCGGCCCCGAGACTCGCGGTTTGCGGACTCAATCCCCATGCCGGCGAAGAAGGCGCTTTCGGGCGGGAAGAGATCGAACTGATTCGGCCGGTGGTGGAACGCTTCGAAAAGGAATCCTTCCGGGTGAGCGGCCCCCATCCTGCGGACACTCTTTTCTGGAGGGCGTTTCACGGCGAGTTCGACGCCGTGGTAGCCCTCTATCACGATCAGGGGCTGATTCCTGTCAAGCTGGTCCACTTCGACCGGGCGGTGAACGTTTCCCTGGGGCTTCCCATCATCCGGACATCTGTGGACCATGGGACCGCCTACGACATTGCGGGCACGGGGAAGGCCGACGCTTCAAGTCTTCTGGAAGCCATCGCCGTGGCGGCACTCATGGCGCGAAACCGCCGGGCCGCCGAGGCCGGGTGA
- the nadA gene encoding quinolinate synthase NadA, with protein sequence MNALDRWTEAIDRLRKQRRAVILAHNYEPPEIQDVADITGDSLELSRRAKETDAEVIVFCGVHFMAETAAILNPEKTVLLPRRDAGCPMADMVTAEDIRSVKQRYPGVPVITYVNSTAEVKAESTICCTSANAVRVVESFREASAVYMAPDRNLARYAARHTSKKVYHWTGYCPFHNRLRAEDVKQRKQEHPEAVFVAHPECRPEVLDLADVVTSTSGMLRFAKESPHSSFIIGTEVGLLHPLRRANPAKAFYPASEKMVCTDMKKISLEDIQRALETLEPRITVPEDVRLRALEAVERMLAAA encoded by the coding sequence ATGAACGCACTCGATCGTTGGACGGAAGCCATTGACCGGCTGCGAAAGCAGCGCCGCGCCGTCATCCTGGCGCACAATTACGAGCCCCCGGAAATTCAGGACGTGGCGGATATCACGGGAGATTCTCTGGAATTGAGCCGCCGCGCGAAGGAAACGGACGCGGAGGTCATCGTGTTCTGCGGCGTCCACTTTATGGCCGAAACCGCCGCCATCCTCAACCCCGAAAAGACGGTGCTGCTTCCGCGGCGGGACGCGGGTTGCCCCATGGCGGACATGGTGACCGCCGAAGACATCCGTTCCGTGAAGCAACGCTATCCAGGGGTGCCCGTAATCACCTATGTCAATTCCACCGCAGAGGTTAAAGCCGAAAGCACCATCTGTTGCACCTCGGCGAACGCCGTCCGGGTGGTCGAATCCTTCCGCGAAGCTTCCGCCGTATACATGGCGCCGGATCGAAACCTGGCCCGCTACGCCGCCCGCCACACCTCGAAAAAGGTCTATCACTGGACGGGATATTGCCCCTTCCACAACCGGCTCAGAGCGGAAGACGTCAAGCAGCGCAAGCAAGAGCACCCCGAGGCGGTTTTTGTCGCCCACCCCGAATGCCGGCCGGAAGTCCTGGACCTGGCGGATGTGGTGACCAGCACTTCCGGAATGCTTCGCTTCGCCAAGGAAAGTCCCCATTCCAGCTTCATCATCGGAACCGAAGTGGGTCTGCTCCACCCCCTTCGCAGGGCCAACCCCGCCAAGGCCTTTTATCCGGCCTCCGAAAAGATGGTCTGCACCGATATGAAGAAGATTTCCCTGGAAGACATCCAACGGGCCCTGGAGACATTGGAGCCGAGGATCACCGTACCGGAAGACGTGAGGCTGCGCGCCCTGGAAGCCGTGGAACGCATGCTCGCCGCCGCCTGA
- a CDS encoding LolA family protein produces the protein MRWFRIALSLWIAAACLAVPAEPAGARRIETAVDILRGIEEHYGSFQAYSADFSQWTTSAAASAMTTEAHGTFYFQRPKRMRWEYRSPEPQAFVAVEDFVWLVVPEEHQVSLFDSRDFFSSPIMKTLFDGFLDLANHFTPALDDGESSREVAVLTLTPKKEDPNLQSLRIHVARKTFDILRIETRDALGNTNRLDFQNHRKVERLPDTLFRLEAGPDTLVLGADGRRLERGEVLELQRKIVEMGKEAG, from the coding sequence ATGAGGTGGTTCCGGATCGCCTTGAGTCTTTGGATCGCGGCCGCCTGCCTGGCTGTTCCGGCGGAGCCGGCCGGCGCCCGGCGGATCGAAACGGCCGTCGACATTCTCCGGGGAATCGAAGAACATTATGGTTCCTTTCAAGCCTATTCCGCCGACTTCAGCCAGTGGACGACTTCGGCGGCCGCCTCCGCCATGACTACCGAAGCCCATGGGACCTTTTATTTTCAAAGACCGAAAAGGATGCGCTGGGAATACAGAAGTCCCGAACCGCAGGCCTTCGTGGCCGTGGAAGATTTTGTGTGGTTGGTGGTCCCCGAAGAACATCAGGTCAGTCTGTTCGACAGCCGGGACTTCTTTTCTTCGCCGATCATGAAGACCCTTTTCGACGGTTTCCTCGACCTGGCGAACCACTTCACCCCGGCGCTGGACGACGGCGAATCTTCCCGCGAAGTCGCTGTCCTCACATTGACCCCCAAGAAAGAGGACCCCAACCTGCAATCACTCCGTATCCACGTGGCGAGGAAGACCTTCGATATTCTGAGGATCGAAACGCGGGACGCCCTGGGCAACACCAACCGCCTGGACTTCCAGAACCACCGGAAGGTCGAAAGACTCCCCGATACTCTGTTTCGCCTTGAGGCCGGTCCGGACACCCTGGTACTCGGCGCGGACGGCAGGCGCCTCGAACGCGGCGAAGTCCTGGAGCTGCAGCGAAAGATCGTCGAGATGGGAAAGGAAGCCGGATGA
- a CDS encoding DNA translocase FtsK: protein MEKKKHEIWGLCILTLTVLVLCSLLSYRQSDLTFFNASASEARPGNWVGAFGANLAWLLLFFLGAGAYALPVLGAWVSYSLLRGTTPLPYGRIQVLGMVLLVLSSVALAALHQEKMHLLGQEFLTGGQVGLLISRWLQREISVLGSHVLLTGLFLISLVLATPFSVKQTSRAIRSLAALVLVKLSAVPMPFFRSFGEPSGPKDKLKAGSSRPPAKPERLTGNRRPRPGDDEPKALPEARQQLPEIQLNAASARYVLPALNIMDAYENENARPDPKVLEENARILEEKLQDFGVQGKVIGIAPGPVITMYEYAPAPGIKISRIVGLADDLSMALRAVSIRVVAPIPGKAAIGIEIPNAERATVSLRSVLESKTFLSSTGPLTIALGKDITGQPVVTNMAKMPHLLIAGATGTGKSVCINAILGSLLFRNTPEELRLLLIDPKRIELSSYEQIPHLLHPVVTEPKMATRALRWAVQEMELRYRLLADRNMRNIEAYNKALAREHHRQEPRPEEAVLNGEPLDHHHLPYIVIIIDELADLMMVASREVEEYITRLAQMARAAGIHLILATQRPSVDVLTGIIKANISTRISFQVSSKIDSRTILDSNGAEALLGSGDMLFLPPGTAKLQRIQGAFVSDQEVQRLTQFWRSQEPVEDPLGERVDFHERDGANDIDDDEMDERYDEAVRLVIESRQASISMIQRRLRVGYNRAARMIEIMEQQGIVGPSDGSRPRDVLAPRRDG from the coding sequence GTGGAGAAAAAGAAGCATGAAATCTGGGGGCTGTGCATCCTGACCCTCACCGTTTTGGTGCTTTGCAGCCTCCTGTCGTACCGGCAGTCGGACCTCACCTTTTTCAACGCTTCGGCGTCCGAGGCCCGGCCCGGAAACTGGGTGGGGGCCTTCGGAGCGAACCTTGCCTGGCTGCTCCTCTTTTTCCTGGGCGCCGGGGCCTACGCTCTCCCGGTTCTGGGGGCCTGGGTGAGCTACAGCTTGCTGAGAGGCACCACGCCTTTGCCGTACGGTCGCATTCAGGTCCTCGGAATGGTGCTCCTGGTTTTGAGCAGCGTCGCGCTTGCGGCCCTTCACCAGGAAAAGATGCACCTCTTGGGGCAGGAATTCCTCACCGGGGGTCAGGTCGGACTGCTGATTTCCCGCTGGCTGCAGCGGGAAATCAGCGTTTTGGGCAGCCACGTGCTCCTCACGGGACTGTTTCTCATTTCCCTGGTGCTCGCGACGCCGTTTTCGGTCAAACAGACATCCCGGGCGATCCGGTCCTTGGCGGCTCTTGTCCTGGTGAAGCTTTCGGCCGTCCCAATGCCCTTTTTCCGATCTTTCGGCGAGCCGTCCGGCCCGAAAGACAAGCTTAAGGCGGGATCCAGCCGGCCGCCGGCCAAACCCGAAAGGCTTACCGGCAACCGGAGACCCAGACCCGGAGACGACGAACCGAAGGCTCTCCCGGAAGCTCGGCAGCAGCTTCCGGAGATCCAGCTGAACGCGGCCTCCGCGCGGTATGTTCTGCCGGCGCTCAACATCATGGACGCGTACGAAAACGAAAACGCCCGGCCCGACCCGAAGGTGCTGGAAGAAAACGCTCGAATTCTCGAGGAGAAATTGCAGGACTTCGGCGTTCAGGGCAAGGTGATCGGGATTGCGCCCGGCCCCGTGATCACCATGTACGAGTATGCACCTGCCCCGGGCATCAAGATCAGCCGGATCGTGGGACTCGCCGACGACCTTTCCATGGCGCTCCGGGCCGTCAGCATCCGGGTGGTCGCACCCATTCCGGGAAAGGCCGCCATCGGGATCGAAATCCCCAACGCGGAGCGGGCGACCGTATCGCTCCGCTCCGTTCTGGAATCGAAGACCTTCCTTTCGTCCACCGGCCCGCTGACCATCGCTTTGGGCAAAGACATCACCGGCCAACCCGTGGTGACCAACATGGCCAAGATGCCCCACCTGTTGATCGCGGGCGCCACGGGGACCGGAAAGAGCGTGTGCATCAACGCGATTCTCGGCAGTCTTCTGTTTCGGAATACGCCCGAAGAACTGCGCCTGCTCCTGATCGATCCCAAGCGCATTGAACTGAGCAGCTACGAGCAGATCCCGCACCTGCTGCACCCGGTGGTGACCGAACCCAAGATGGCCACCCGCGCGCTGCGCTGGGCCGTCCAAGAGATGGAACTTCGTTACAGGCTGCTGGCCGACAGGAACATGCGGAACATCGAAGCCTACAACAAGGCCCTGGCCCGCGAACATCACAGGCAGGAACCCCGTCCCGAAGAGGCGGTCCTGAACGGCGAGCCGCTCGATCACCACCACCTGCCCTACATCGTCATCATTATCGACGAACTGGCGGACCTCATGATGGTGGCCTCCCGCGAAGTGGAAGAATACATCACGCGACTGGCGCAGATGGCACGGGCGGCCGGAATCCATCTCATCCTGGCCACTCAGCGGCCTTCCGTGGACGTGCTGACCGGCATCATCAAGGCGAACATCTCCACGCGGATTTCCTTCCAGGTATCTTCGAAAATCGACTCCCGAACCATCCTGGACTCCAACGGCGCGGAAGCCCTCCTGGGTTCGGGCGACATGCTCTTTCTGCCTCCCGGTACCGCCAAACTTCAGCGCATCCAGGGCGCCTTCGTTTCCGACCAGGAAGTTCAGCGCCTCACCCAGTTCTGGCGTTCCCAGGAACCGGTGGAAGACCCCCTGGGCGAACGGGTGGATTTCCACGAACGGGACGGCGCCAACGACATCGACGACGACGAAATGGACGAACGTTACGACGAAGCCGTCCGGCTGGTGATCGAAAGCCGCCAGGCCTCCATTTCCATGATCCAGCGGCGGCTCCGGGTGGGCTACAACCGGGCGGCCCGAATGATCGAAATCATGGAACAGCAGGGCATCGTCGGACCGTCCGACGGAAGCAGACCCCGAGATGTGCTGGCTCCGCGAAGAGACGGTTAA